The genomic stretch TACAATCATTAAAACTATACAGGCACTATATAACAATCCTACTGCTAGGATTAAAGTCAATGGATATTTATCAAACAGTTTTACCCTAGAAAGGGGCTCTAGACAGGGATGTGCATGGTCACCATTACTCTTTGCATTATATCTGGAGCCATTAGCTCAGTCTATCAGACAAAATGAAGATATTAAGGGAATCATGATTAAAGGAAGAGAGTATAAATTGGCCTGCTATGCGGATGACATTTTGGTCTACATCGGACACCCAACATACTCGCTCCCtaaattaatgcaatcatttgaaCTGTATGGTCAACTATCAGGATATAAAATCAATATAGGTAAAACCCATCTACTGTCATATAATTATAACCCACCAGGGGAAATCAGAAGTAGTTACCCTTTGATGTGGCAAACGGAgtcttttaaatacctgggcatTAATTTGCCAAAATATCTAACAAAATTATCAGAATACAATTATCTacccatacataaaaaaataaaagatgacatagcaagatggaacttaattcctttttttagccTTAGTTCTAGAATTGATTCCATCAAAATGAATGTACTGCCAAGATTGCTGTACCTATTTCAAACCCTGCCAATAGAGATTAACCAAAACCAATTCAATGAATGGGACAAAATGCTATCAAGGTATATATGGCAAAGTAAAAGGCCAAGAGTTCGTCTCAAAACTTTACAATTGGTCAAACAAAAGGGAGGATGGGGTTTACCTTGCCTCCGAGATTATTATTTTGCAGCCCAGATGAGAGCAGTGATATGCTGGTGCAACCCGTCATACATTGCTCAATGGAAAATTATTGAAGAAGAAATGCCCTCCATCCCCATACAAGCAATCCTGGCGGATAGCAATTTACAGACCCACATAAATAACACTGATAACCCATGGGCGAAATGGACCCTTAAAGTGTGGAAAATGATTATAAAGGAATAAAAACTCGAGAGTGATATTGCAGTTCTTAAATGGTGTGCCTATGATACAGAGTTTACACCTAATAAATTAGACTCAAGATTTAAGGACTGGATATCTAAGGGTATAACAGCTTTATGTAGTGTAATGAAAGATGAAAAAATGCATAGTTTTGAAACTATTAAAAGGACATATTTATTAGAAAACCAAGACTTCTATCGATATTTGCAGTTGCGACATTTTGTTAATACGAAGGTGAAAAGTGTCACAAAGACGAGTATATGTTTGATTGAATTGTTTACAAAAGCCTACAATTCAGAAACTATTGATAGAAGTATTTCATGCTTGTATAAGGGTCTGTTGAATATGAAATCATATTCAACttcatatattaaaataaaatgggagaaggaaggagggataactatatctgaggaagaatggacaataatatggaaatatcaatggacttgtaccagctcacccaagtggagggagtttggctggaaaagtttgatcagattttttattccaccttctcagaagtctcaCTATAATAACAACTCCCCTGCCTGTTGGAGAAACTGTGGGAATTCAAATGCAAACCACcaccatgttttctgggactgctccaTCACAAAGGACTACtggaaagagatacaccaagctctacaggatattttcaaacgtgaaataccccttgaaagtaaaactttgttttttggacatgtacctcaggactggctgaagaaagataaacacttaatgaatatcctactggtggcctgtaaaaagaccatttctaggaaatggatatcccaggatagcccaactttgaagcaatggatggaaatcacaatggacatatataaaatggagaagataactgcctttattaattataaattggaaaaatgtacttcatactgggaaaactgggtcaattatgtcacgccccataaacctgactttaatttttcgaagtagtgattgtactgctcaaaaaaaaaaaaaaaaggattactccctatatgtgtacaggtatgtatgtatgtatatgtgtatgtgtgtgtacatgtatatatatatatatatatgtatctgtctatatatattttttaattattttatttctgattattattattaatgtattatcatttattttttgtttatttaattgttgtatttgtagatattactttgttgttgttttttttgctgttactttcttttttgggggggtggtgggtggtatggttgggatataaacaaaaaacatttggacatttagggcagacaacagatataagatgtatgtgaatatgatgtaatggataggaatgtctgatgctggatgtcaataaaaaaaaaatgaaaaaaaaaaaaatgaaaaaaaacaaaacagcaattttgagaaaaacttttgccacaaactgaacaattaaatattttttttacctgtgtgtgttctcatgtgttgagtcaaaaagGTATTTCAAATAAAAgatgttgccacaaactgaacattgacatgttttttcacctgtgtgtgttcttatgtgttgagtcaaatggcaattttgagaaaagcttttgccacaaactgaacaattttttttcacctgtgtgtgttctcatgtgattAGTCAAAGAGGTAATTCGATAAAagattttgccacaaactgaacagctaaatggtttttcacctgtgtgttctcatgtgttgagtcaaattgacATTtatagaaaagcttttgccacaaactgaacaattaaatggtttttcacttgtgtgttctcatgtgttgagtcacatggctattttgagaaaaacttttgccacaaactgaacaattaaatgttttttcacctgtgtgtgttctcaagtgTTGAGTCAAATTGACATTTATAGAAAAGCTTTtgctacaaactgaacaattaaatggtttttcacctgtgtgtgttctcaagtgTTGAGTCAAATTGACATTTATAGAAAAGCTTTtgctacaaactgaacaattaaatggtttttcacctgtgtgtgttctcatgtgtttagtcaaaatgCAAttgtgagaaaagcttttgctacaaactgaacaattaaatgttttttcacctgtgtgtgttctcatgtgttcagtcaaatagctattttgagaaaagcttttgccacaaactgaacaattaaatgttttttctcctgtgtgttctcatgtgtttagtcaaattgCTATtttcagaaaagcttttgccacaaactgaacaattaaatggtttttctcctgtgtgtgttctcatgtgtcgagtcacacagctattttgagaaaagcttttgccacaaactgaacaattaaatggtttttcacctgtgtgtgttctcaagtgTTGAGTCAAATTGACATTtatagaaaagcttttgccacaaactgaacaattaaatggtttttcacctgtgtgtgttctcatgtgtttaatCAAAATGCAAttgtgagaaaagcttttgctacaaactgaacaattaaatgttttttcacctgtgtgtgttctcatgtgttcagtcaaatagctattttgagaaaagcttttgccacaaactgaacaattaaatgttttttctcctgtgtgtgttctaatgtgtTTAGTCAAATTGCTATtttcagaaaagcttttgccacaaactgaacaattaaatgttttttctcctgtgtgtgttctcatgtgtcgagtcacacagctattttgagaaaagcttttgccacaaactgaacaattaaatggtttttcacctgtgtgtgttctcatgtgttgagtcaaacagctattttgagaaaagcttttgccacaaactgaacaattaaatgtattttctcctgtgtgtgttctcatgtgtcgagtcaaacagctattttgagaaaagcttttgccacaaactgaacaattaaatgttttttcacctgagtgtgttctcatgtgttgagtcaaatggctattttgagaaaagcttttgccacaaactgaacaattaaatgtattttctcctgtgtgtgttctcatgtgtcgagtcaaacagctattttgagaaaagcttttgccacaaactgaacaattaaatgttttttcacctgagtgtgttctcatgtgttgagtcaaatggctattttgagaaaagcttttgccacaaactgaacaattaaatgttttttctcctgtgtgtgttctcatgtgtttagtcaaatggctccttttagtaaaacttttagcacaaactgagcagctcaaacatgttttacctctcttctttgtagagcattcagagtgttcgttgtcagtgtgagtcctcatatcaccttcacagtctgtatcgctgctcaaaggttcttcaacctcgtctttagcctcactatctgatagtggagctaagaggttgtcaacttgtggtttctcttcatcatcttcagtcttcacagagagaatactcagtggaaacttggtgtaatcagcttcctctcgtcctagaagacactctccctcctgagtgatgcagagttcctcctcttcctttttaatgcagggtggttgtggagtctcctgcttcaaagtggagctcccccctaactgaggggaaacttcttctggattaccgatcagctgctggacgtctgcaacacacaaacaacaaaaacacactttcttctatgtactgtatgtgtgtgtagtagggttgtacagtatactgctactaataaagtattgtggtactaaccaattgaaatcggtactataccacctttgaaaagtaccggtaccgtaataaagagggtgcgcgacgtgcaatatggaggtatttgggcttctaaactaacaataaaggtgacactttaaacagggagccgccgctctgcaagggttgcttcacacctttcctgtttgtgggctccaagaccgtggtcgaggagcgcaggggagacgttccctccagggcccatgttttgtcgggggtaacactgggtccataaagctccgctctttggtcggaaggacgaggccgtcgattagttacaacttgctcactttatttattatttccacagggcacaaccaAACAACCACCACGCTATTCACACTCCTGATCATGCTAGCTCTCTCTCTCCTTACTTGCAcactcacttactcacgtcactcaccccacatactgccactcttaaaggtgcacacacacatacactactctcacaacagctgctttaaaacacggctcgccaaatgtggtgattagtattaccacctttgcttcagacttaggtcaacatttaaataataagcattcagatctgcacaaggagtttaaatagtTAAATAGTAACAGATAAGGTCATAACTTTATTTAAAACCGGAGATAAACATACATTTGGTAATTATAGACCAGTATTTCTCCTATCTCAATTTTCAAAAGTGCTTGAAAAACTGTTTGTTAATAAATTAGACTGCTTTATTGAAAAAcataaattattaaatgaaagtCAGCATGGATTTGGATCAAATAGGTCTACGAGCTTGGCCATCATGAACATTATTGAAGAGATTACAACTGCAattgatcaaaataaatacacaataggaGTGTTCATTGATTTAAAGAAGGCATTTGACACTATAGATCAAATTCTCATTTCTAAATTATATACTTATGGAGTTAGAGGAGTTGCACTGGACTGGTTAACCAGCTATTTACAACAACGACAGCAATATGTTGAGATGGATGATTATAGGTCAGAATGTAGgaatattgaatgtggaattccacaaggttcgattttaggacccaaactttttattttatacataaatgatatttgtgaggtttcgaacattttacagtacgtattattcgcagacgatacaaatttatactgtttaggagatgacttgaaaatcttagccgataatattgaagaggaaatggttaaactaaaattgtggtttgatgtaaataaatgatctttaaacttggaaaagactaaattcatagtattcagtaataaaagaaagatagaagttagtttatccataaacaatgtgaaaattgagaagttgtctgaaatcagatttcttggggtcatcttagatgaaaagttgacagggaagctcatatattgcatgtgaaaaataaggtatctaaaagcttatttattttgaacaaggttaaatacagtttcccgtataacacaatgagaatgttatattgctcaattgttttaccttatttcaattattgtgcagacatatggggaaatacatatcacagcaacataatgcctttatttctttcacagaaaagagcaattcgtatcatttttaaagtaggatatagagaccacacaaatccactcttcattgggtcaggattattaaaactaaaacacattgtagaattgcatactctattagtgatgttcaaagctagaaataaagttctttcgaaggacttacaaaagttatttgtgttcacgtctgaagatgagaaccacagaaggccgtataatttgaaacatccaagagtgcgaacaaatttgaagcaaatgtgcttgtctgtggctgctgtgaaagcatggaattctctagacaaagacttaaaaagttgcaagaatatctttgaatttaaaaagagttacaaaaagagacaactggaattatatcaaactgatttttgattttgattggacgtgccattttgaaaatgcttaaacgaaaatgttAAGTATTTTACAGtttgggtgttggtggagggaacagtgataaagtcatctaaaataatttgtgttaaaaaggagaCAGATAAATATAATgttgtggaatttctgacctttgaactatatttcgtgtctattaagaatgtctgctcatttcatttctcttctattctgtgccattgaatggaccgggtgtgggacaaagttGAACATGAAGTCGTGCCGCCCAGTCTaccaaatgttttgattgtctaagtatgactaagagatacgaggttgttatggaacagacagATCAAAAACAACAAGACGTTGACGCACGAAGAAAAACAGATAAAAATGACGAAGTCAAACGAAGATGAGGCATAGTTGGGAGAGGATTTCCCCCACAGGATTTGGGATTTCCCCCACAGCTTTCCCCCACAGCTAGACGTTTTATCTAGCTTAACTCAGGGTCATCTATTAGAGACCCCTGCCTTGGAactacacttttcttttttcttctgttctttttcaattttttttagttattttgctttgttttatttGCTATTTCAATTTTTTCGTTATGGGAGTAGACTTGCTAGGTTTTATTTTGAATATGTTATTGGTATACTTACAAGTAAATACATATGGTTAGTGACAAAGTAAAACGTGTATCATTTAATGTTAATGGGCTATTGAACCCAATTAAACGCAATAAAATATTATCAAAGGTGAGGACAGAACAAGCCCACATAGTATATTTGCAGGAGACCCATTTAACTGACAAGGAGCATGTCAAACTAAAGAGAATGGGCTTCACTCATTTGTTTTTTTCGTAATATTAATTAGGACATAGGAGAGGAGTTGCAATTCTCATCTCAAAAAAGCTAAATTTTGAAAAAGTACTGGAATTTGGTGATAAGGAGGGTAGATTTATCTTAGTAAAGGGAAAGATAGATGGGAACCCAATCACCTTACTGAATGTCTATGCACCCCCTGGGAGTGATATTAATTTCTTCCAAAAAATCACCAATATTATGGTAATGGAAACCGAAGGTTTTTTGATTTGTGGTGGGGATTTAAATATACATCTACAGCCAAAATTGGATTCATCTAGTACAAAAATACATAACGTTAAACCCCTTTATAAGAAAGTAAACACACTTTTTGAGGAAGTAGGCTTAATTGACATATGGCGAGACTTTTTTCCAGACAGAAGGGATTATACTTATTTCTCTGCGCCACACTGTCTTTATACAAGAATAGATTATTTTCTAACATTTGGAAAGGATAAAGATAAAATATGTACCTGTGAAATTGGGACGATAGATTTAAGTGACCATGCACCTATATACCTATCTATTGACTTTAATCTGAGGGCAAAAAAGAATACATGGAAACTAAACTCAAGTCTGCTGAATGACCTATCATTTAAAACACAAATTAAATCTGAAATTAATCTCTTCTTGGAGTTCAATGACACAGGAGAGGTTTCGCCTCCCATGTTATGGGACACCCTGAAGGCTGTTTTAAGAGGGAAAATCATAGCAATAtcttcatttaagaaaaaaaatgagaatacaaAATCAAATgacttaataaaaaaactaaaagaattagaaagaaaacacaaactaGATTTGGCACAGGATACATTAAGGGAAATAAGAAATACTAGGAATGAAATTAACAGtttggccacacaagaaatacaaaaaaatctaatGTTCTTGAAACAGAGACTATGAAAGTGGCTCTAAGTCTATGAAAATATTGGcctggaaactaaaaaaaaaagatagcggaAAACACAATTCATAAAATCAGGGATCCAAGAACAAAAGAGATAAAAACTAAACCAAACGAAATTCAGGAAGCCTTCGAACatgtttataaaactttataCTCTGAGGTCTCTAGTAGGAGCATAACCCAAATTGATAGCTTCCTGAACTCCCTGGATTTACCTATTTTAgatgaaaaacaaaaccaaacaatatctgcagaaataactgaaaatgaaTTAAAGTTGCAATTAATAGGCTTAAACTAAGTAAATCTCCAGGATCAGATGGTTACACGGCAGAGTGGTATaaggaatttaaaaaagaattaataCCTGTTTTACTCCCCACATTGAATTGGGTCTTAAAAAAGGCACAAACGCCACTTAGTTGGAGAGAGGCAATTATCTCAGCTATACCAAAAGAAGGCAAGGATATAATTGAATGTGGATCTTACAGGCCAATATCGGTCCTCAATGTAGATTATAAATGATTTACTTCCATTATGGCCAAACGATTAGAACATTTCttacctatattgatacataatgatcaaacaggttttatacATCAACGACAAACACAAGACAATATAAGAAGGACATTACATATTATGGATCAtatacaaagaaaaaacattgaagcATTTGTTATAAGTGTGGATGCTGAAAAGGCCTTTGATTCGGTTaattggaattttctttacaGAGTTCTACATAAATTCGGCTTTCAGGATACAATCATTAAAACTATACAGGCACTATATAACAATCCTACTGCTAGGATTAAAGTCAATGGATATTTATCAAACAGTTTTACCCTAGAAAGGGGCTCTAGACAGGGATGTGCATGGTCACCATTACTCTTTGCATTATATCTGGAGCCATTAGCTCAGTCTATCAGACAAAATGAAGATATTAAGGGAATCATGATTAAAGGAAGAGAGTATAAATTGGCCTGCTATGCGGATGACATTTTGGTCTACATCGGACACCCAACATACTCGCTCCCtaaattaatgcaatcatttgaaCTGTATGGTCAACTATCAGGATATAAAATCAATATAGGTAAAACCCATCTACTGTCATATAATTATAACCCACCAGGGGAAATCAGAAGTAGTTACCCTTTGATGTGGCAAACGGAgtcttttaaatacctgggcatTAATTTGCCAAAAGATCTAACAAAATGATCAGAATGCAATTATCTacccatacataaaaaaataaaagatgacatagcaagatggaacttaattcctttttttagccTTAGTTCTAGAATTGATTCCATCAAAATGAATGTACTGCCAAGATTGCTGTACCTATTTCAAACCCTGCCAATAGAGATTAACCAAAACCAATTCAATGAATGGGACAAAATGCTATCAAGGTATATATGGCAAAGTAAAAGGCCAAGAGTTCGTCTCAAAACTTTACAATTGGTCAAACAAAAGGGAGGATGGGGTTTACCTTGCCTCCGAGATTATTATTTTGCAGCCCAGATGAGAGCAGTGATATGCTGGTGCAACCCGTCATACATTGCTCAATGGAAAATTATTGAAGAAGAAATGCCCTCCATCCCCATACAAGCAATCCTGGCGGATAGCAATTTACAGACCCACATAAATAACACTGATAACCCATGGGCGAAATGGACCCTTAAAGTGTGGAAAATGATTATAAAGGAATAACAACTCGAGACTGATATTGCAGTTCTTAAATGGTGTGCCTATGATACAGAGTTTACACCTAATAAATTAGACTCAAGATTTAAGGACTGGATATCTAAGGGTATAACAGCTTTATGTAGTGTGATGAAAGATGAAAAAATGCATAGTTTTGAAACTATTAAAAAGACATATATATTAGAAAACCAAGACTTCTATCGATATTTGCAGTTGCGACATTTTGTTAATACGAAGGTGAAAAGTGTCACAAAGACGAGTATATGTTTGATTGAATTGTTTACAAAAGCCTACAATTCAGAAACTATTGATAGAAGTATTTCATGCTTGTATAAGGGTCTGTTGAATATGAAATCATATTCAACttcatatattaaaataaaatgggagaaggaaggagggataactatatctgaggaagaatggacaataatatggaaatatcaatggacttgtaccagctcacccaagtggagggagtttggctggaaaagtttgatcagattttttattccaccttctcagaagtctcaCTATAATAACAACTCCCCTGCCTGTTGGAGAAACTGTGGGAATTCAAATGCAAACCACcaccatgttttctgggactgctccaTCACAAAGGACTACtggaaagagatacaccaagctctacaggatattttcaaacgtgaaataccccttgaaagtaaaactttgttttttggacatgtacctcaggactggctgaagaaagataaacacttaatgaatatcctactggtggcctgtaaaaagaccattactaggaaatggatatcccaggatagcccaactttgaagcaatggatggaaatcacaatggacatatataaaatggagaagataactgcctttattaattataaattggaaaaatttacttcatactgggaaaactgggtcaattatgtcacgccccataaacctgactttaatttttcgaagtagtgattgtactgctcaaaaaaaaaaaaaaaaaggattactccctatatgtgtacaggtatgtatgtatgtatatgtgtatgtgtgtgtacatgtatatatatatatatatgtatctgtctatatatatttttttattattttatttctgattattattattaatgtattatcatttattttttgtttatttaattgttgtatttgtagatattactttgttgttgttttttttgctgttactttcttttttgggggggtggtgggtggtatggttgggatataaacaaaaaacatttggacatttagggcagacaacagatataagatgtatgtgaatatgatgtaatggataggaatgtctgatgctggatgtcaataaaaaaaaaatgaaaaaaaaaaaaatgaaaaaaaacaaaacagcaattttgagaaaaacttttgccacaaactgaacaattaaatattttttttacctgtgtgtgttctcatgtgttgagtcaaaaagGTATTTCAAATAAAAgatgttgccacaaactgaacattgacatgttttttcacctgtgtgtgttcttatgtgttgagtcaaatggcaattttgagaaaagcttttgccacaaactgaacaattttttttcacctgtgtgtgttctcatgtgattAGTCAAAGAGGTAATTCGATAAAagattttgccacaaactgaacagctaaatggtttttcacctgtgtgttctcatgtgttgagtcaaattgacATTtatagaaaagcttttgccacaaactgaacaattaaatggtttttcacttgtgtgttctcatgtgttgagtcacatggctattttgagaaaaacttttgccacaaactgaacaattaaatgttttttcacctgtgtgtgttctcaagtgTTGAGTCAAATTGACATTTATAGAAAAGCTTTtgctacaaactgaacaattaaatggtttttcacctgtgtgtgttctcaagtgTTGAGTCAAATTGACATTTATAGAAAAGCTTTtgctacaaactgaacaattaaatggtttttcacctgtgtgtgttctcatgtgtttagtcaaaatgCAAttgtgagaaaagcttttgctacaaactgaacaattaaatgttttttcacctgtgtgtgttctcatgtgttcagtcaaatagctattttgagaaaagcttttgccacaaactgaacaattaaatgttttttctcctgtgtgttctcatgtgtttagtcaaattgCTATtttcagaaaagcttttgccacaaactgaacaattaaatggtttttctcctgtgtgtgttctcatgtgtcgagtcacacagctattttgagaaaagcttttgccacaaactgaacaattaaatggtttttcacctgtgtgtgttctcaagtgTTGAGTCAAATTGACATTtatagaaaagcttttgccacaaactgaacaattaaatggtttttcacctgtgtgtgttctcatgtgtttaatCAAAATGCAAttgtgagaaaagcttttgctacaaactgaacaattaaatgttttttcacctgtgtgtgttctcatgtgttcagtcaaatagctattttgagaaaagcttttgccacaaactgaacaattaaatgttttttctcctgtgtgtgttctaatgtgtTTAGTCAAATTGCTATtttcagaaaagcttttgccacaaactgaacaattaaatggtttttcacctgtgtgtgttctcatgtgttgagtcaaacagctattttgagaaaagcttttgccacaaactgaacaattaaatggtttttcacctgtgtgtgttctcatgtgttgagtcaaacagctattttgagaaaagcttttgccacaaactgaacaattaaatgttttttctcctgtgtgtgttctcatgtgtcgagtcacacagctattttgagaaaagcttttgccacaaactgaacaattaaatgttttttcacctgagtgtgttctcatgtgttgagtcaaatggctattttgagaaaagcttttgccacaaactgaacaattaaatgtattttctcctgtgtgtgttctcatgtgtcgagtcaaagagctattttgagaaaagcttttgccacaaactgaacaattaaatgttttttcacctgagtgtgttctcatgtgttgagtcaaatggctattttgagaaaagcttttgccacaaactgaacaattaaatgttttttctcctgtgtgtgttctcatgtgtttagtca from Entelurus aequoreus isolate RoL-2023_Sb linkage group LG17, RoL_Eaeq_v1.1, whole genome shotgun sequence encodes the following:
- the LOC133632529 gene encoding zinc finger protein 135-like, yielding MRTHTDNKHSECSTKKRGKTCLSCSVCAKSFTKRSHLTKHMRTHTGEKTFNCSVCGKSFSQNSHLTQHMRTHSGEKTFNCSVCGKSFSQNSSLTRHMRTHTGENTFNCSVCGKSFSQNSHLTQHMRTHSGEKTFNCSVCGKSFSQNSCVTRHMRTHTGEKTFNCSVCGKSFSQNSCLTQHMRTHTGEKPFNCSVCGKSFSQNSCLTQHMRTHTGEKPFNCSVCGKSFSENSNLTKHIRTHTGEKTFNCSVCGKSFSQNSYLTEHMRTHTGEKTFNCSVCSKSFSHNCILIKHMRTHTGEKPFNCSVCGKSFSINVNLTQHLRTHTGEKPFNCSVCGKSFSQNSCVTRHMRTHTGEKPFNCSVCGKSFSENSNLTKHMRTHRRKNI
- the LOC133632530 gene encoding zinc finger protein ZFP2-like; this encodes MRTHTDNEHSECSTKKRGKTCLSCSVCAKSFTKRSHLTKHMRTHTGEKTFNCSVCGKSFSQNSHLTQHMRTHSGEKTFNCSVCGKSFSQNSCLTRHMRTHTGENTFNCSVCGKSFSQNSHLTQHMRTHSGEKTFNCSVCGKSFSQNSCLTRHMRTHTGENTFNCSVCGKSFSQNSCLTQHMRTHTGEKPFNCSVCGKSFSQNSCVTRHMRTHTGEKTFNCSVCGKSFSENSNLTKHIRTHTGEKTFNCSVCGKSFSQNSYLTEHMRTHTGEKTFNCSVCSKSFSHNCILIKHMRTHTGEKPFNCSVCGKSFSINVNLTQHLRTHTGEKPFNCSVCGKSFSQNSCVTRHMRTHTGEKPFNCSVCGKSFSENSNLTKHMRTHRRKNI